A stretch of the Sulfuritortus calidifontis genome encodes the following:
- a CDS encoding flagellar biosynthesis repressor FlbT gives MPLKIILKPHEKIFLAGAVIENGSTRASFTVLNDAAILREKDILTEAKADTPCKLAYFLVQLMYMDGENAAGYQERFAVLAREIAAADPNTAELLNEIAQMVLQQKYYPALRLANQLIAYEKGLTEHGKESS, from the coding sequence GTGCCGCTTAAGATCATTTTGAAGCCACACGAGAAGATATTCCTGGCGGGCGCCGTGATTGAGAATGGCAGCACCCGGGCCAGCTTTACGGTCCTCAACGACGCGGCCATCCTGCGCGAGAAGGACATTCTCACCGAGGCAAAGGCCGATACGCCCTGCAAGCTCGCTTATTTCCTGGTGCAACTGATGTACATGGACGGCGAGAACGCTGCCGGGTATCAGGAACGTTTTGCCGTTCTGGCGCGGGAGATCGCGGCGGCGGACCCGAACACGGCAGAATTGCTGAACGAAATCGCGCAGATGGTCCTGCAACAGAAGTATTATCCTGCTCTACGACTGGCGAACCAGCTGATTGCTTATGAAAAAGGGCTGACCGAGCATGGCAAAGAATCCTCTTGA
- a CDS encoding flagellin gives MGVGDIALTTAMRSNLVSLQQTTELMGRTQQRLSTGNRVNTALDNPANYFIARANNQRADLLNGLKDNIGQAIQTIKQTDNTVKSITTLIENLRAQIATARTARTQVGSAALMRGIASGMANIYKQIDNLRLDSTYNGISLMSSGVAMKINFNENATTFLKFSGFAGTLSGLGLITSGNGLGTANGVISGRTAGQIATVIYTGGFDVAYVNSAGGISSQSVNFSSATMTGTAGDIRFERMESSLNIALAKLQKESTTLAANLSILTTRQVYITDTVNTLTEGATKLTVADTNEEGANMLLLQTRQSLGVTSLSLASQSAQSILRLFG, from the coding sequence ATGGGTGTCGGTGATATTGCCCTGACCACAGCAATGCGGTCGAATTTGGTGAGCTTGCAGCAAACCACGGAGTTGATGGGGCGGACCCAGCAGCGCTTGTCGACGGGAAATCGAGTGAATACCGCACTGGATAACCCAGCCAACTACTTTATCGCCCGGGCGAATAACCAGCGCGCGGATCTTCTGAATGGCCTCAAGGACAACATCGGTCAGGCCATCCAGACGATCAAACAGACGGACAATACCGTCAAGAGCATCACGACCCTGATCGAAAACCTGCGGGCACAGATCGCGACAGCCCGTACGGCGCGGACCCAAGTCGGCTCCGCAGCGCTGATGCGTGGTATCGCCAGTGGCATGGCCAATATCTACAAGCAGATCGACAATCTGCGGCTCGATTCGACCTATAACGGCATCAGCCTGATGTCGAGTGGCGTGGCGATGAAAATCAACTTCAACGAGAACGCCACCACATTCCTGAAGTTCAGTGGCTTCGCCGGTACGCTGAGCGGTCTGGGGCTGATAACAAGCGGAAACGGCTTGGGTACGGCGAACGGCGTAATCAGCGGTAGAACTGCTGGGCAGATTGCAACCGTAATCTATACGGGTGGATTCGATGTCGCCTATGTCAACAGTGCGGGCGGAATTAGCTCGCAGTCCGTCAACTTCAGTTCGGCGACCATGACAGGTACCGCAGGCGATATTCGTTTCGAGCGAATGGAGAGTTCGCTGAACATCGCTCTGGCCAAGTTGCAGAAGGAATCGACCACATTGGCGGCCAATCTGAGCATTCTGACCACGCGCCAGGTCTACATTACCGATACGGTCAATACCCTGACCGAGGGTGCGACCAAGCTGACGGTGGCCGATACCAACGAGGAAGGCGCGAACATGCTGCTCTTGCAGACGCGCCAGTCCCTGGGCGTCACCTCCCTGAGCCTGGCTTCCCAGTCGGCCCAGTCCATCCTGAGGCTGTTCGGCTAA